One Planctomicrobium piriforme DNA segment encodes these proteins:
- a CDS encoding PVC-type heme-binding CxxCH protein has protein sequence MLHCKTLSITLLAIVLQALVAQAEQLEIPRRHDRPPGPALEAEVAAKKMTVPEGFTVEVVAAEPDVVNPVAMFIDERGRFWITESFEYPRKSAGPGKDRVKILEDTNGDGKVDKTTVFAEGLNIPSGIAVGYGGVWVINSPDLLYMQDTDGDGKADKTEVVLTGFGRDDTHELANSLTWGPDGWLYGLNGVFNPAHVKYGPDNPNYEKEKDRVFDFTCAMFRIHPRTREFQIFAEGTSNPWGIAINDEGEFFISACVIDHLWHIVETGYYIRQGGPYPPHTWPIGSIVKHKHQKAAYCGITWFDSDAYPPEYRGVLYMGNIHGGCINADIAERDGSTYKGKPHPGFTPKKGAWDDDKYGTIAKTGDPANSKLADFLTANDAWFMPVVEKVGPDGCLYVLDWYDRYHCYQDANADPAGIERAKGRLYRVRYKDTPHTQPFDLNKKSDDELIALLGSPNVYYRDAAQRLLGERKNESSANKLSAVVNSQTTSMTTRLHALWSLAGIGPISADTLHNLLIDDSPLLKAWGIRLAGNQKQDTGDVSELVLNSKSLPLFVKAQLAVAWPKIANDASGITFLSGLAASQESALDHIVWQNILRQLNERNALKVVQVLEMQYDVKQPLSGDLASRLFRRLLELPSHDLAMRLLHRIALAGEDQIQVCRKLLTSLNEKIRDGSIHEEKRKAIQEKLARTKEKLSEAGQTLPDEFVTLQALCGDTASLSQLRQRLLSSNYSADVRNEAVQTLIAARDPSTLEAVQVVISGKDLPKPFRTALIESISRLNDPKVAEVLLTNFAAFEPDVQPKAIEVLTQRPMWSLALLKEIDAGKVDKTLVNLNQLGRMNTFKDEDLKKLIVKHYGTIRANARSDRQGIINKNRDFLRGTPGDPVLGAASFKKVCAQCHKLYGEGAEVGPDITRNGRNNWDQLLQNVLDPSAVIGPGYQARMIATEDGRVLTGLPVEDSAERVVLKLPGGKLETIPKDQIEQDKLSELSLMPEDVEKLMTPQELADLFAYLSLDKPPQDPEAKILPGAPEQKRR, from the coding sequence ATGCTCCACTGTAAAACTCTCTCGATCACCCTCCTGGCGATCGTCCTGCAGGCACTTGTCGCCCAGGCTGAGCAGCTCGAAATCCCCCGTCGGCATGACCGCCCGCCGGGGCCAGCACTCGAGGCAGAAGTGGCCGCGAAAAAGATGACCGTCCCGGAAGGGTTCACGGTCGAAGTGGTTGCTGCCGAGCCCGACGTAGTGAATCCAGTTGCCATGTTCATCGACGAACGGGGACGGTTCTGGATCACGGAGAGCTTCGAGTATCCCCGCAAGTCGGCCGGGCCTGGCAAAGACCGCGTCAAGATTCTGGAAGACACCAACGGCGACGGTAAGGTCGACAAAACAACCGTCTTCGCCGAAGGACTCAACATCCCCTCCGGCATCGCCGTCGGGTACGGCGGCGTGTGGGTCATCAACTCGCCGGACCTGCTCTACATGCAGGACACGGACGGCGACGGCAAAGCGGACAAGACCGAAGTCGTCCTCACCGGCTTCGGTCGTGACGACACTCACGAGTTGGCGAACTCGCTCACCTGGGGACCGGACGGTTGGCTGTACGGACTCAACGGCGTCTTCAATCCGGCACATGTCAAATACGGGCCGGATAACCCCAACTACGAAAAAGAAAAAGATCGGGTCTTCGACTTCACCTGTGCGATGTTCCGGATTCATCCCCGGACTCGCGAGTTTCAGATCTTCGCGGAAGGCACGAGCAATCCCTGGGGAATTGCCATCAATGACGAGGGTGAATTCTTCATCTCTGCCTGTGTGATCGACCACCTGTGGCACATCGTCGAGACTGGGTACTATATCCGCCAGGGGGGACCGTACCCGCCGCACACCTGGCCAATTGGTTCGATTGTCAAACACAAGCATCAAAAGGCGGCCTACTGCGGCATTACCTGGTTCGACTCGGACGCGTACCCGCCGGAATATCGGGGCGTGCTCTACATGGGCAACATCCATGGCGGCTGCATCAATGCCGATATCGCCGAACGCGATGGCTCAACCTACAAGGGAAAACCGCACCCCGGCTTCACTCCGAAGAAGGGCGCCTGGGACGACGACAAGTACGGCACCATCGCCAAGACCGGCGATCCCGCGAATTCCAAACTCGCCGACTTCCTGACGGCAAACGATGCCTGGTTCATGCCGGTCGTCGAAAAAGTCGGCCCCGACGGCTGCCTGTACGTCCTCGACTGGTACGACCGCTACCACTGCTATCAAGACGCCAACGCCGACCCGGCAGGGATCGAACGGGCGAAAGGGCGTCTCTATCGAGTCCGCTACAAAGACACCCCGCATACGCAGCCGTTTGACCTGAACAAGAAGAGTGATGATGAGCTGATTGCGTTGCTGGGGAGCCCAAACGTGTACTACCGGGACGCGGCGCAGAGGTTGTTAGGAGAACGAAAAAACGAGTCGTCTGCCAATAAGTTGAGCGCCGTTGTCAACAGTCAAACAACGTCAATGACGACGCGACTCCATGCTCTCTGGTCATTGGCCGGCATCGGTCCAATTTCGGCTGACACCTTGCATAATTTGCTAATCGATGACTCCCCACTGCTGAAAGCTTGGGGGATTCGACTGGCTGGGAACCAAAAGCAAGATACGGGTGATGTCTCTGAACTTGTTCTCAATTCAAAATCTCTTCCGTTGTTTGTGAAAGCACAGCTTGCCGTTGCATGGCCGAAAATCGCCAACGACGCATCTGGGATCACGTTTCTCAGCGGATTGGCAGCGTCGCAGGAGTCCGCGCTCGACCATATCGTCTGGCAAAACATTCTGCGTCAACTGAACGAGCGAAACGCATTGAAGGTCGTTCAGGTACTGGAAATGCAATACGACGTAAAGCAGCCGCTCTCGGGCGATCTTGCTTCAAGGTTGTTCAGGAGGCTGCTTGAGTTGCCGTCACATGATCTTGCGATGCGATTACTGCATCGGATCGCATTGGCAGGGGAAGATCAGATTCAAGTCTGCCGTAAGCTGCTGACCTCATTGAACGAAAAGATCCGAGACGGGTCGATTCATGAGGAGAAACGCAAGGCAATTCAAGAAAAGCTCGCTCGAACAAAAGAGAAACTGAGCGAAGCAGGCCAAACGCTTCCCGATGAATTTGTCACTTTGCAAGCCCTTTGTGGTGACACAGCATCCCTGTCGCAGCTTCGACAGAGACTACTCTCAAGCAACTATTCAGCCGATGTTCGTAATGAGGCCGTTCAAACATTGATCGCTGCCCGCGATCCATCAACGCTGGAAGCAGTTCAAGTTGTTATCTCTGGCAAAGATCTCCCCAAGCCCTTTCGAACCGCCCTCATCGAATCCATCTCCCGCCTCAACGATCCCAAAGTCGCCGAAGTTCTCCTCACCAACTTCGCCGCGTTCGAACCAGACGTACAGCCGAAGGCCATCGAAGTTCTCACACAGCGGCCGATGTGGAGTCTGGCCTTGCTGAAAGAGATCGACGCTGGCAAGGTCGACAAGACGCTGGTGAATCTCAATCAGCTTGGCCGTATGAATACCTTCAAAGACGAAGACCTCAAAAAGCTGATCGTCAAACATTACGGCACCATTCGCGCCAATGCCCGATCAGACCGACAGGGGATCATCAACAAGAATCGCGACTTCCTCCGCGGCACGCCCGGCGATCCGGTGCTGGGGGCTGCGTCATTCAAGAAGGTCTGCGCCCAGTGCCACAAGCTCTATGGCGAAGGGGCGGAAGTCGGCCCTGATATTACCCGAAATGGCCGCAATAACTGGGACCAACTGTTGCAGAACGTCCTCGACCCCAGCGCCGTCATCGGCCCCGGCTATCAGGCACGCATGATCGCCACGGAAGACGGCCGAGTCCTCACCGGCCTGCCGGTCGAAGACAGCGCCGAACGGGTGGTCCTCAAACTCCCCGGCGGCAAGCTCGAAACGATCCCCAAAGACCAAATCGAACAGGACAAACTCAGCGAACTCTCACTGATGCCGGAGGACGTCGAAAAACTGATGACCCCACAAGAACTGGCCGACCTGTTCGCCTACCTGTCGCTCGACAAGCCGCCGCAAGACCCGGAAGCGAAAATACTCCCGGGAGCGCCGGAACAGAAACGGCGGTAG
- a CDS encoding cyclic-phosphate processing receiver domain-containing protein, producing the protein MIKCLAAGIEDVALISLDHDLELIPEPGGQLVDPGTGVEVSDWLAAQAPSCPVIIQTTNSRAGHQMEDSLRESGWTVQRIVPYSGADWIYEAWSRSVRDLIVNEIPKSSRHPVQHETLL; encoded by the coding sequence ATGATCAAATGCCTGGCCGCTGGAATTGAAGATGTGGCACTCATTTCGCTCGACCACGATCTGGAACTCATTCCAGAGCCAGGCGGTCAACTCGTTGATCCTGGCACCGGCGTCGAAGTATCGGATTGGCTCGCCGCTCAAGCACCGTCATGCCCTGTGATTATTCAGACCACGAATTCACGGGCTGGCCACCAAATGGAAGATTCACTGCGAGAATCCGGCTGGACTGTTCAACGAATCGTCCCCTATTCAGGGGCAGACTGGATCTATGAAGCCTGGTCTCGATCAGTCCGGGATTTGATTGTGAACGAGATTCCGAAATCCAGCAGGCACCCGGTTCAGCATGAGACACTGCTGTAG
- a CDS encoding carboxymuconolactone decarboxylase family protein, whose protein sequence is MAQRIAYQQVAPDAVKALAATRPYIASTNIDARLRALVELRVSQINGCSYCVDMHSREARHAGETQQRLDCLPVWRETPFYDERERAALAWAESVTLVSTTGVPDSVFEQVRSKFDEKDLVDLTLVISVMNAWNRIAISFRQGPAARSN, encoded by the coding sequence ATGGCTCAGCGAATCGCTTATCAACAGGTGGCGCCGGACGCGGTGAAGGCGCTCGCGGCGACCAGGCCGTACATTGCGTCGACGAATATCGACGCAAGGTTACGGGCACTGGTCGAATTGCGGGTGTCGCAGATCAACGGTTGCTCGTACTGCGTCGACATGCATTCGCGCGAGGCGCGGCATGCGGGTGAGACTCAGCAGCGGCTGGACTGTCTGCCCGTCTGGCGCGAGACGCCGTTTTATGACGAACGCGAACGGGCGGCACTCGCCTGGGCGGAATCGGTCACACTCGTCTCGACCACTGGCGTCCCGGACAGCGTCTTCGAACAGGTCCGATCCAAGTTCGACGAAAAAGACCTGGTCGACCTGACGCTGGTGATTTCGGTGATGAACGCCTGGAACCGGATCGCAATCAGCTTCCGCCAAGGGCCGGCAGCGCGGTCGAATTAA
- a CDS encoding MBOAT family O-acyltransferase encodes MLFNSFAFWLFYVVILTLYYRLGHRGQNVLLLAGSYFFYGCWDWRFLGLIMLSTVMDWLIGLAIDAVPDRVQKKRILWVSVIANLGILGFFKYFGFFSSQLGDLLTAVGMPAMIPTLSIVLPVGVSFYTFQSMSYTIDVYRGDVKATRSLLDFAVFVAFFPQLVAGPIERAADFLPQVIRPRVMTPHLFKQGLYLIMSGLFRKMFIADNLAPIVNTIFATPTQDLSGAEILLGIYAFAFQIYGDFSGYSAIARGVANWMGFELSANFKNPYFAISPSDFWQRWHISLSQWLRDYLYIPLGGNRQGSLFTYRNLLLTMLLGGLWHGANWTFIAWGAFHGTLLCGWRAIEAHFKKGRRAASAAEQTSPTLGSLIYVCRVLIMFHLICFSWLLFRAETMTQVGEMLVRMTTDFTITPFVQMTFGLLVFFVAPLMLYEAWLEKKHDLMSLLNVHWAVRGLAYLYVFYMIILFPPMLPSGFIYFQF; translated from the coding sequence ATGCTGTTTAACAGCTTTGCCTTCTGGCTTTTTTACGTCGTCATCCTGACGCTCTATTATCGTCTGGGGCACCGGGGACAGAACGTCCTGTTGCTCGCCGGCAGCTACTTCTTCTACGGCTGTTGGGACTGGCGGTTTCTCGGGCTGATCATGCTCTCGACGGTCATGGACTGGCTGATCGGCCTGGCCATTGATGCCGTGCCGGATCGAGTGCAGAAGAAGCGGATCTTGTGGGTCTCGGTGATCGCGAACCTGGGGATTCTCGGGTTCTTCAAGTACTTCGGATTCTTCTCGTCACAGTTGGGCGACCTGCTGACTGCCGTTGGCATGCCGGCGATGATCCCGACGCTGAGCATCGTGCTGCCGGTGGGGGTGTCGTTCTACACGTTCCAGAGCATGAGTTACACGATCGATGTGTATCGCGGCGACGTGAAAGCGACCCGCAGCCTGCTCGACTTTGCGGTGTTCGTGGCGTTCTTCCCACAGTTGGTGGCCGGGCCGATCGAACGGGCCGCCGACTTCCTGCCGCAGGTGATTCGTCCTCGCGTGATGACGCCGCACCTGTTCAAGCAGGGCTTGTACCTGATTATGAGCGGCCTGTTCCGCAAGATGTTCATCGCCGACAATCTCGCGCCGATCGTGAACACGATTTTCGCAACGCCGACGCAGGATCTGTCAGGTGCGGAGATTCTGCTGGGGATTTATGCGTTCGCATTTCAGATCTACGGCGACTTCTCAGGCTACTCGGCGATTGCCCGCGGGGTGGCGAACTGGATGGGCTTCGAGCTCTCGGCGAATTTCAAGAATCCTTACTTTGCGATCTCGCCGAGCGACTTCTGGCAGAGGTGGCACATCAGCCTGTCACAGTGGCTGCGGGATTACCTTTACATTCCGCTGGGGGGCAACCGTCAGGGGTCGCTGTTTACCTACCGCAATCTCCTGCTGACGATGCTGCTGGGGGGCCTGTGGCATGGCGCGAACTGGACGTTCATTGCCTGGGGGGCATTCCACGGAACATTGCTTTGCGGCTGGAGAGCGATTGAAGCTCACTTCAAGAAAGGGCGACGCGCTGCGTCTGCCGCTGAACAGACAAGTCCAACGCTCGGATCTCTGATCTATGTGTGCCGCGTCCTCATCATGTTCCATCTGATCTGCTTCAGCTGGCTGCTGTTCCGCGCGGAAACAATGACGCAAGTCGGCGAGATGCTGGTGCGGATGACGACTGACTTCACGATCACGCCGTTCGTGCAGATGACGTTCGGCCTGCTGGTGTTCTTCGTCGCGCCGCTGATGCTGTACGAAGCCTGGCTGGAGAAGAAGCACGACCTGATGTCGCTGCTGAACGTCCACTGGGCGGTCCGCGGACTGGCCTACCTGTACGTCTTCTACATGATCATTCTCTTCCCCCCGATGCTGCCGAGCGGGTTCATCTACTTTCAGTTCTAA
- a CDS encoding HAD family hydrolase codes for MSQLGLDKFAKNHDFLIGIDSDGCAFDSMEIKHKECFIPNFIKHMGLQPVSKYAREAAEFTNLYSKTRGANRFPAYLLALDLMEKRAEVIARGVKLPKLQGLRDWVKRETKLGTKTLGPEAEKTGDSDLKQAYAWSKAVDDSVNDMVHDVPPFPGVEDALKKMQAKADLIVCSATPNGALQKEWAEHGIDKYVQCIAGQETGSKKESLNACKKFGYSPEKILMIGDAPGDQSAALAVGALFYPINPGHEEASWERFNQEACDKFFNGTFAGAYQEKLIKEFEKYLPEHPSW; via the coding sequence GTGTCTCAGCTCGGCCTCGACAAGTTCGCCAAGAACCATGACTTCCTGATCGGCATCGACTCGGACGGCTGTGCGTTCGACTCGATGGAGATCAAGCACAAAGAATGCTTCATCCCTAATTTCATCAAGCACATGGGGCTGCAGCCGGTTTCCAAGTATGCCCGTGAAGCCGCCGAGTTCACGAACCTGTACTCCAAGACTCGCGGCGCGAACCGCTTCCCGGCCTACCTGCTGGCGCTCGATCTGATGGAAAAACGGGCCGAAGTCATTGCCCGCGGTGTGAAGCTCCCGAAGCTGCAGGGACTGCGAGACTGGGTCAAGCGCGAAACCAAGCTCGGCACCAAAACCCTCGGCCCTGAAGCCGAGAAGACCGGCGATTCGGATCTCAAGCAGGCCTATGCCTGGTCAAAGGCTGTCGACGACTCCGTCAACGACATGGTTCACGACGTTCCGCCGTTCCCAGGCGTCGAAGACGCCCTGAAGAAGATGCAGGCCAAGGCCGACCTCATCGTCTGCTCAGCCACTCCGAACGGCGCTCTGCAGAAGGAATGGGCAGAACACGGCATCGACAAGTATGTCCAGTGCATCGCCGGCCAGGAAACCGGCAGCAAAAAGGAATCCCTGAACGCCTGCAAGAAGTTCGGCTACTCTCCGGAAAAGATCCTGATGATCGGCGACGCCCCCGGCGATCAGTCGGCCGCCCTCGCAGTCGGCGCGCTGTTCTACCCGATCAATCCCGGCCATGAAGAAGCAAGCTGGGAACGCTTCAACCAAGAAGCGTGCGACAAGTTTTTCAACGGCACCTTCGCCGGCGCTTATCAGGAAAAGCTGATCAAGGAATTCGAGAAGTACCTGCCGGAACACCCGAGCTGGTAA